Sequence from the Candidatus Acidiferrales bacterium genome:
TGACCGATGGCGAACTCTTCTACATCCTCTCGAAGGGTAAGGGCAAGATGCCCGGCGATGAGGGCCGCATGAAGCCCGAGCAGCGCTGGCACATGGTCAACTACATCCGCTCGCTCGCCAAAAAGGAGTCTCCTTCAAAACCCACAGAGGAGAAACCTTAGCGAGAATTGTCGGTTTCAGCCTTCCGCAAGCTGAGGTGGCCGCACAGCACAGTTGAGCCGGCTAGTCGATCGCAATGTGCGTCTCGGTCCGTTCCACACCCTCAAGCGACTGAACCTTGTCGATCACCAGCTTGCCAAGTTCATCGGCGTTCGCGACCTCAGCCACAACGAAAATATCGGGTACACCCCAGCAGGCATTGGCCATCTTAACGCCGGGAATGCTGGCGATCTGTCGAGCTAGGTCCCGGACCTTCCCGGGTCTTGCGTTCACAAGAACGTAGGCTCTCATGTTTCTTCTCCTTGGCGATCATTTCGATGAGACTCTTCGGGCAGTCACGCGAGGCCGCGGATCTCAGCCGGCTGCGGCCTGCTTGAGCAAGCTCCAATCCCGGGCCTTCGCCCAGTCCTCGAAGGTGTGCCAACCTACTTCCCGGTAGTCCCGGCGGAGGGCGGCGATGTCCACGCTGTAGCCCACGCGATCGAACCACTCGAACATGATGGCGAAGTCCTCGCTCCACGCGCGCACCTGGGCCAGCGGCAGCTCGACGTACTCGATCCTGCGCCCGGTGATGCGCGACAGGATGTCCACCACCTGGCTCCCGGTGAGCTCGTCGGAGGCGATATCCACGCGCTTGCCCAGGAATGGCTCGTGGCGTTCGAGAACCAGCGTCGCGAATCCCGCGATGTCATCGAGGGCGATTTGTTGCAAACTG
This genomic interval carries:
- a CDS encoding Lrp/AsnC ligand binding domain-containing protein, whose product is MRAYVLVNARPGKVRDLARQIASIPGVKMANACWGVPDIFVVAEVANADELGKLVIDKVQSLEGVERTETHIAID